A region of the Thioploca ingrica genome:
ACACCCGTTATATTGTCAATTGGAACCATGAAATTGATTGAATGGTTTTAGTTACTATTTAATTTTGCTGAGAATTTCTTTTAAAGCTTCCACACAATACCAAACATTTTTCAGATTACAAGCATACCCCATTAAACCAATCCGCCAAATTTGACCAGCGAGGTTGCCCAAGCCCGCGCCAATTTCTAAATGGTATTCGTTGAGTAATCGTTGTCTTACTTCGGCTTCATCTATTCCTGCCGGTACCGTGATCGCATTGAGTTGTGGCAACCGTTCAGATTCTTTGACTTTAAAAGTGAGCCCCAAGTTCTCAATACCTTGACGCAATGCTTGGTAATGTCGTTCATGTCGTGCCCACGCATTTTCTAAACCTTCTTCTTTCAGCATGATTAAGGCTTCGTGGAGTCCATAAAGAACATTAATGGGTGCCGTGTGGTGATAAGTTCGTTTAGCACTACTACCCCAATAACCCATGACTAAATTCAAGTCAAGAAACCAACTCTGGACTTTAGTTTGCCGCTGTTTAATTTTCTCAACCGCCCGTTCGTTAAAACTGACCGGGGATAAACCCGGCGTGCAAGATAAACATTTTTGTGAGCCTGAATAAATCGCATCAATTTGCCATTCATCGACTTTGAGTGGGATTCCACCTAATGAAGTCACGGCATCAACAATCGTAATACAATGATAGCGGTGCGCAATTTCACCTAACGTTTTAGCATCCGATTTAACACCCGTAGACGTTTCTGCATGGACAAAAGCGACAATTTTCGTATCTGGATGTGCTTTTAGCGTATCTTCTAGGCGATTGGGATCAACCGCGGTTCCCCATTCATCTGCAATAACGACGGCAATACCACCAGTTCGTTCCACATTTTCTTTCATCCGTCCACCAAACACCCCATTTTGGCAAACAATGACTTTATCACCGGGTTCTACTAAATTAACAAAACAGGTCTCCATTCCAGCAGAACCGGGTGCCGAAATGGGAAGAGTTAAAGCATTTTGAGTTTGAAAAGCATAATGTAACAAAACCTTAATTTCGTCCATCATGTCGATAAAAGCGGGATCTAAATGGCCAATCGTGGGACGTGCCATCGCTTGTAAAACTCTGGGATGAACATCAGACGGTCCCGGTCCCATTAAAGTGCGAATCGGCGGAATAAATGACTTAATATCCGTTATATTCATAAGCAAAAACTGTCCGGTTGAAGAGGTAAAAATTTTTTATTCATCATAATTAACTTAAGGGTGGCATTTTATTTTATTATTTTGAAACTATCTGAATAAAAATGTTTAATCGCTTAACGGGCGACTGATTGATAACAATGCCTCAATCTCTCATAGCAAGCCAACCCAAAATTTATTATGACTTCTCAATTTAGCTTTGTAAAGCAGATAACTAAGGCGTATCGTTGGGTGGGTCACACGGCGCGAAACTCACCTGAAAAATGATTCCTATTCAATTAATCGATGCTACAATTAACTCTATCTAAACATCAGAAGAGGATTTATGCTTAACGCGGCTTTGAATGAACCCGAATGGATTCCCCAACTTTCACTTCCTACCCAAGATGATTTACCTTGTGATGATGGTATTCCCATGGAAACTGAACGTCATAAAAAACAAATGGACCTCCTTATTTACCCCTTAGAATCTTGGCTGAATCAACGCGGCTATGTTGGGGGAAATATGTTTGTTTATTATAGTTTGAAACAAGTTCGTTATCAGGATTTTAAAGGCCCGGATGTCTTTGTGGTTTTAGGTGTTCCTCGGGTGGAGCGCAAGAGTTGGGTGGTGTGGGAGGAAGGAAAAAGTCCGGATGTCGTCATTGAATTATTATCAGAAAGTACCGCAACCTATGATAAAGGAGAAAAGAAACAGATTTATCAGGATCGATTAAAGGTTTCGGAATATTATTGGTTTGATCCCTTTGCGCCGGAAGATTGGGCCGGTTTTGAGCTGAAAGGCGGTAGTTACGAACCTATCTTACCCGATGAACGCGGTCATCTGGTCAGTCAACGATTAGAATTAACTTTGGTACGTTGGTCAGGCGTTTATGCCGGAGTTGAGGCCATTTGGTTGCGTTGGGCTACTTTGAGCGGTGAAGTGTTGCCAACTGCTCAAGAAATCAGTGACAGGGAGATGCGCCGAGCCGACGCGGAAGCCAAACGAGCCAAAGTTGAGGCACAACGAGCCAACGCGGAAGCACAACGGGCGATTTTAGCCGAACAACGAATAGCGGCTGAAATCGAAGCTCGTCAAGCGGCTGAAGTCGAGATTGCTCGGTTACAAACGTTGTTAGCAAACAAATAACCACTATTGATTCCGGATTCCACTTGGTGTCATGTGTGCTACTGGCTAGGCTACACGTCAATGCTATTAAGTTAAGGATCAAATCGACCACCACCCCTCGCTCCAATGCCATTAAGTTAAGGGCAAACACGCCGGTCTGCCCCTACCAAATGCCACGTATGTAGGGGCGAACCGACGTGTTCGCCCTAACACCCAATTGCTTAATGGCATTGACCCCTCGCTCCCCTCCTTGCTATCGACCACCACCCCTCGCTCCCCTCCTTGCTAAGGAGGGGAAGGGGGTGGTTTAATTAAGCTTAACTTAATGGCATTGAGGCTACACGTGGTTTCATTTCGATTCAACGTTAGAAAAAACACGGTGATGTGGTCTAGGACTTTGAGCAACGGTTACTAATTGGCGCCTTTCTTCTGCACTGAGTTGGCTGGCTATTTTAACTAGATCCGCTTGCATCATTTGTTGCATTTGACTCATTTGTTGATGAAGGTTGGCTAAAGCACTCGAAAGCGCTGCCGCATTAAAATCTGGGGCAATGAGTTGTTGATAGACGACTTGCCGGGCTTGTTGAACCTTCTGAAATTGGGGTTGGATGCGTTGTTGATGTTCTTGAAGTAACGGTAAAACTTTCTTTTGGCTAGCTGCAGGTAACGATTGAATTAACCAATGAAATTTCATCATCATTGGCCCTTGATGCGCCCCCCCTTGCTGAACCAGTGGGTTTAAAAAATGTCCCACTAACCAGCCACCGAAAAACAGATTTAATGCTAACGAACTCAGCAAAAGGATACCAATTAAGCGTAACTGACTTTGATTCATAACTGTTGCTCTAAAGTACCGAGTCCTAATAAATTGAACTCCTCTTCAACTTCCCCAGTATCATTAAAAGAAGCGAGGCTAAGACCCATCACTATCCCCAGTAACAGGGGGATAAGTAAAATAACGGCTGGACGCCAAATATGTTCATGAGACGTGGTACCAAGTAACAATTGACTTAACCACTGCCCAATATCAAGTAATGGTTGTTCAGGCGGCTGAATCGCGGCGAGAATACGGTTACGTAACTTTAATGAAGGTGGGACAGTAGCAACCTGGTCTAATAAATCATCCAAGCTCACAGCCGCTTGCCGCAAATGACGTGCTTCTGCAGAAGTTTCCAGTAATTGTGCCGCTGCGACTTGTTCTTCTAAAGGCCAATGGTTGGTATGGCCTCCATAAGCCGCTACCAATTGGGAAAATCGGGTCATCGTCATGGCGGTATCGGCAACCGGGTTTGCTTGATTCATTTATAATTCCCCCAATAAATTATCTACTTGCGCTTGCAGGATTTTCCGCAACGTTCGTCTTCCTCTCGCCATAAGTGATTCTAGGGCAGCTACACTGATTCCTAATACCGCAGCGGCTTCACGATTATTCATTTCTTGATAATGACAAAGAATAATAGCACTGCGTTGAGCGGGTGGAAGTTGTTGTAATGCGGCTTTGACCTGCACTTCAACGTCTGCTTGTTGCCGAAACTCAGCGGGTTGATGCTCGTCTGGTAAATCAAGCGCTTCTATGTCGATGTATTCCCCTTTCTGACCGCGGTAGTAATCAATACAGAGGTTGTAAACAATACGATGCAACCAAGTTGAAAGCTGAGCGGATTGGGGATGCCATTGTGCTGATTTTTGCCAGACTCGTAACCAAGCTTCCTGAACAATGTCATCTGCCTCGGTAGGATTGCCCAGCATTCTTTGGGCAAATCCATGTAAAGCGCCTAAATAGTGGTCTACTAACGTGGCAAAAGCCTGCTGATCCTGCTGTTGGACTTTCTGCATCAGTTCATCATCATTTGCGGTTGACTTCACCCACTGTTCCTCTCACTACCTTTTTATTACCATCACATTAGTAAACCTTAAAATGCAATTAATTACCAAGAAGGACGTGGCATTTGACGCAACTCTGCTTGAGTAATAACCCCATTATTATCAGCATCAAATCGATCAAACATCGGCATATTGGCAGTGAATTCAGTTAAAGTAATTTGGCCATCTCCATTATTATCAAAGCGAGCAAACCGAGCTTGTGTCCAATCTATATCATTCCAGTTACCTAGGCGTGGGCATGATGGATTTTGGCCCCGGCCACCACCCGGATTTCCCCGACCTCTTCCTCTACCTTTGCCAGCACCGGCTGGACTTTGTGGTCCCCGCATTATACTGGTCATATTTTGAAATTCGGCTAAATTGAGCATGCCATTGCCATCGGTATCGGCTGGCTTAAATAAACGCGCATGAACAGATTGGGCTTCATCCAAAGTAATTTGCCCATCTTGATTCAAATCCAGGCGAGACATCATTCTCTCTACACGCAATGCTGGTCCTGGGCCAGGGTTACCATAACCATAGGAATAAGCTGGATTATTATCCACAGCAAAACTGGTTGGGACGACTAAACTCAAGGTCATCATCGTTGCAAAAGTCATCATCGGTTTCATGGTAGTACTCCTTCAATCAAGTTTAACAACAGCGTTTAGAGAAAGTTGAGTTGCGCAACAATACTTTCTTATAACCTTAAACGTAAACTTAACCGGTTTTCTGTCGGTTTTTAAAAAATTTTTTGGTCATCCCAATTGGAGTAGTGCTAGACCAGTAGCGAGGTTAGCCCGGTGGCAATTAGAGGCTGCAATCCCTGGTTACACCATCTCTTTGCCGTCAACTGAATAAATCCCCACTTTGTCAAAGGAGGGAATTTCTAAAGCGGTGATAGAATTGGTTTAGCTGATATTGTCCACCTTACAAAACCAAAAGATTAGCTTATATCAATCGGTATACACTGTTTATCAAGAATGTCATACCGCAATATTTGATGGGTATTGGTGTTAGCAATCCACAAAGTATCTTGGTATAAACTTAAACCACTGGGTTCGTTTAATGGATAATGGATATCTTCGTCAACCACTTGATGAGTGTTGATATCAAACCACTTGATTTTGCTGTTATAAGTGTCTGCTATCCAAATACCTTGACGTGATTTATCCCAAGCAACTGCGAGCGGATGTTGTAACCGCGCTTGAGTGCCTATTCCGGCTTTGTCGCCGAACACAAATAAACCACAACCGATTAACGTATCGGTAATCGCAGCCGGTAAATGAATGCGTCGCACGGCGGAGGTTTCGGCGTCAGCAACATATAAAACGCCATCACCGCTACTTAATCCCGATGGTTGAGCAAAAGCCGATTGATGAGCCTGACCGTCGATAATGTCTTCCCGACCGGAACCCGCATAAATACTGATAGTCTGTTGGACTAAATTCATTGCCCAAATCTGGTGTTGTCCAGCCATAGCGATATATAAAATACCTTCATGGTAAGCCAGATCCCAAGGTGAATTTAGGGCAATTTGTAATAAGTTTTTAAAAGAGTTGCTTTGGTAACGACCTTGTTGTCCAGTCCCGGCGAGGGTGTCAACTTGTCCAGTCGTTAAATCAATTCGACGTAAAGCGTGATTATGCGTATCGGCTACATACAGTTGGTCATCAAGTTTGATTAAGCCTTGTGGATCATCAAATTGAGCTTGTTCTCGGTTGCCATTAATTAAACCAGGATGACCGTTGCCAAAACAGCGTAAAATTTGACCTGCCCAATTCGTTTCTAAAATACGATGATGTCCACTATCACTGAGATATAAACGGTCCGCACTGGCATAGAGTTTACTGGGAAATTTTAGCGGTGAATTTGGTTCTGGTGATAGTTGAACTGGCATCGCACTGGTTACTCGTATGCCTTGTTGTTCAGCTTGTGCTAAATAGTGGGTGATGAGGTGGTCCAGTTGTTCACGTCGTCCTTCGCCACTCAAGCTAGCAACGACATAGCCAGCGGCGTCAATCAAAATAAAAGAAGGCCATGCCCGAATACCGTAGTTTTCCCAAACTGTTAATAAAGGATCATGGGCAATCGGATGATGGATATCATAGCGGTTAATGGCTTTTTGAACTTGCTTTCCTACCCGTTCCTGAGGAAATTTAGGCGAATGAATTCCAATCACCGTTAAACTATCTGGATATTTTTGTTCTAAATAAGCGAGATCAGGCAAAATGTGCATGCAGTTAATGCAGCAGTAAGTCCAAAAATCGAGTAAAACCATTTTACCACGTTGCTCAATCAACCGCAGTGGGGATGGCGTATTGAACCATTCTAAGGTGGCAGGTAATTCGGGGGCGCGGATACTTGGATTCATAAGATTGCCCCTATGATAGACGAAAAAAATAATAACTCGGGTTGGCGGAGAGGGTGGGATTCGAACCCACGGAAGGGTATTAGCCTTCAACGGTTTTCAAGACCGTCGCTTTCAACCGCTCAGCCACCTCTCCAAGCGAGGAGGATATTATCCTTGAAATCACTAAGAGATGCAAGGGGGGGCATCACTTTAGTTTTTTATTTATAATCAGTATTTTATTGATACAAATGCGACACCAGATTAACCTCTTTATCTCTAGAATTGAGGTTGTTAACAAGCCGTTGCTAGTGTTGATGGATAACTGGCGTTTTTTTCTTCAGGGATGAGCAGTCTTGATTAGGATCAGGAGATATCCAACAATTGACTTTATCGGGGTTTTCTTTTACCCAACGTTGAGCATTTGCATAAGGTGCTAGTTTGTTTTCTTCATTCCATACCATCACTTGTTCCATATCCTCAGGTTCCCAGTAAAATTTATCGAGTACTCGATAGACTTCAGGCATATCTTG
Encoded here:
- a CDS encoding NHL repeat containing protein, yielding MNPSIRAPELPATLEWFNTPSPLRLIEQRGKMVLLDFWTYCCINCMHILPDLAYLEQKYPDSLTVIGIHSPKFPQERVGKQVQKAINRYDIHHPIAHDPLLTVWENYGIRAWPSFILIDAAGYVVASLSGEGRREQLDHLITHYLAQAEQQGIRVTSAMPVQLSPEPNSPLKFPSKLYASADRLYLSDSGHHRILETNWAGQILRCFGNGHPGLINGNREQAQFDDPQGLIKLDDQLYVADTHNHALRRIDLTTGQVDTLAGTGQQGRYQSNSFKNLLQIALNSPWDLAYHEGILYIAMAGQHQIWAMNLVQQTISIYAGSGREDIIDGQAHQSAFAQPSGLSSGDGVLYVADAETSAVRRIHLPAAITDTLIGCGLFVFGDKAGIGTQARLQHPLAVAWDKSRQGIWIADTYNSKIKWFDINTHQVVDEDIHYPLNEPSGLSLYQDTLWIANTNTHQILRYDILDKQCIPIDIS
- a CDS encoding serine--pyruvate transaminase gives rise to the protein MNITDIKSFIPPIRTLMGPGPSDVHPRVLQAMARPTIGHLDPAFIDMMDEIKVLLHYAFQTQNALTLPISAPGSAGMETCFVNLVEPGDKVIVCQNGVFGGRMKENVERTGGIAVVIADEWGTAVDPNRLEDTLKAHPDTKIVAFVHAETSTGVKSDAKTLGEIAHRYHCITIVDAVTSLGGIPLKVDEWQIDAIYSGSQKCLSCTPGLSPVSFNERAVEKIKQRQTKVQSWFLDLNLVMGYWGSSAKRTYHHTAPINVLYGLHEALIMLKEEGLENAWARHERHYQALRQGIENLGLTFKVKESERLPQLNAITVPAGIDEAEVRQRLLNEYHLEIGAGLGNLAGQIWRIGLMGYACNLKNVWYCVEALKEILSKIK
- a CDS encoding calcium-binding EF-hand domain protein yields the protein MKPMMTFATMMTLSLVVPTSFAVDNNPAYSYGYGNPGPGPALRVERMMSRLDLNQDGQITLDEAQSVHARLFKPADTDGNGMLNLAEFQNMTSIMRGPQSPAGAGKGRGRGRGNPGGGRGQNPSCPRLGNWNDIDWTQARFARFDNNGDGQITLTEFTANMPMFDRFDADNNGVITQAELRQMPRPSW
- a CDS encoding RNA polymerase sigma factor, sigma-70 family: MKSTANDDELMQKVQQQDQQAFATLVDHYLGALHGFAQRMLGNPTEADDIVQEAWLRVWQKSAQWHPQSAQLSTWLHRIVYNLCIDYYRGQKGEYIDIEALDLPDEHQPAEFRQQADVEVQVKAALQQLPPAQRSAIILCHYQEMNNREAAAVLGISVAALESLMARGRRTLRKILQAQVDNLLGEL